The genomic DNA AAAAATACTACATAGACAAAATTGCTGTTTCTGTAATAATCATTACACGAACcataaaaagaatataaatttatagcATACAACaatttgtaagaaaaatttaaattaattaaacttccaaatttgttaaattGTACACAAACATTGAATAGAACATTACAAATTGTGCTATGAAAATATTCTGATATATAAGGTACATAGTCGATTCATACTGCAAACGCGAACGATTGAACCTAAAAAATTGTGATACATACCCCAAACAATTAAATTATCTAAATTCTGTTTCTTCACATAATCTaatgattgaaaaataaattactttgAGAAATAACTAGTCATTCTGACTGAATCAGtctttaaattaatgaatacaCGTGTGAATGATATAGCAAAATAAGGTTAAAACCTTTTGATAGAAATAAATGTAACAATAAGTTATGGAAGCTTGtaaagaattaaaagaaaaatacgatCGGTGTTTTAATGATTGGTTTGCTGACAAATTTTTGCGTGGAGTCCATGACGATAGTGAATGTGCATCGTTACTTAAACTTTATACTGAATGTGTCGCGGTAAGATAAATTGATCAttcttaattttgaaattttattgcgaaataaattttgcatatgtatatatattttcatgCACTAGTTTTTTCTTTAAAGCTAGTCTTAACGAATTAATATGTGTtcgtattaaattgtatgtaactgtattgtaaattttttaattagtttatAACCtacaaaaatgtattaaatacaATGACAAATATTAAATCCATCAAAACTTTTAACAATAATTAGAAGGCTGacgtttaatttcaatttttaattaatttttatatagtatggaatataaaatttattatgtttatttttttcagCAAGCCATGAAAGAACAAGACATAAATCtggatgaaataaatattgccCATTTAGGAACAgaacgagagaaaaaaaatgaaacttgataattatgattttagcaaaattttcagtttttaaatttttgttacaaaCTGTGTTTTCATGTacatgtaaataaattattataattgcaatttctttttttgtatttaTGTTCCAGTGATGTTACAGTGATATTCATATGTAGCTTTTATTTTCcaatacaaaaattttgaaaaatcacaTCTAGAATTTCTTCATTACTAATGGAACCAGTTATTTTTCCAAGTTCTCTTGCTGCTCCTCTGATATCTTGTAAAGATATAGCCATATCATAATTTGGAAGTTTAGTTCTTTTCAAATACTTTTCAAGGTACTTTATAACATGTGATAAATGATTCCTATATCTTGCATGACTGATTACAGGATTTTCTGTAGATGGATCACCACatctaaaattaattaattaaataaaaatgcttGATTTGAATAAAGTAATTAGTTAAGGCAATAATTTTAGtcttaaagaaaaaaatacttACATTTCTTCAAAACATTTTCCTAATGCTTCTATAAGTTCTTTTAAACCTTCTTGTGTTTTACATGAAATAGGAACAACATTCTGACTTTTCCATTTtactatttcttctttttcaagtAAATCTACTTTATTTAGTACTATGagaatcttttctttttctataccCATGATGTTTTTATAGTTCTCTAAAAACTTTGCAAAAGAACATTTTAATCCATTGTTTGCACTAATTACACACATGACAAAATCAGCTCTTTTTGAGCATTCTCTTGCTTTTCTAATGCCTTCCActtctatttcattttcaggATCATTTCTAATTCCTGCAGTGTCTGAAAGGATCATTGGGTATCCACATATGTTTGCTGTTAATTCTATAACATCTCTTGTGGTGCCAGGAAAAGCTGAAACAATAGCTGCATCTTTTTTAGAAAGAAGGTTTAAAAGACTACTTTTTCCTACATTAGGTTCTCCAAGAATTGCCACATGCACGCCTGTGCGCAATATTTCTCCTTTTCGTCCATCAGAAAGATGCTGTTGAATTTCTAGAGATAATTTTTGTATTGTACTTTTGGTATTTTCCAAGACATTAGATTCTAAATCATGCTCTTCAGAAAAATCAACATAAGCTTCTAAACTTGCAAGAGTATTTAATAGAGTCAGGCGCCAAGAATCGTATAGACGACGTAGAGAACCACCAGCTTGGTTAGTAGcctatttaatatttaacagaaaatatttatataatattccTTCTTCAAAAAAGAATAATGTTAGTGAACTGCAATTAGATCCTGCTGTACCTGTTTACGTTGTTTTTCAGTTTCTGCCTCGATCAAATCACCTATGCCCTCGGCCTCAGTCAAATCTAATTTTCCATTCAAAAAAGCTCTCTTAGTAAATTCTCCAGGAGATGCTAATTGAAAATGTAACTTTGAAAGAGCATTAAGAATTGATATCACTACTGCAGGACCTCCATGAACATGGAATTCTACAGAATCTTCTCCAGTAAATGATTTTGGCCCTAAAACacatcatttattttaaaagtaaagGTATTTTTCATAAACATGTATCTTTGTAATTAAACTTTTTGAGAGTACCTGGAAACCAAAGGCAAAGGCCTTTATCCAGAACTTCTTTTGTCTCTGGATCATGAATTTTTCTTAGCAATGCTATTCTAGGTTTTAGTGTTGATACTTTGGTCATTTCTTTTAAAGCTAATGATGCTTTTGAACCAGTTATTCGAATCACTGCTACTCCACATTTACCATATCCtgttacaaaaaaaattattattattatttgaattaaatGATGGTTGAGCTACAGTTGACTTAATcaagataatatttttaattaagtaaaACAATTCCTAATCATGAAATTataagaatttcaaaatttttgtacatgtgaatgaatataatgatatttaaattcaaaataagtttttaatattttttaatattgaaaaccGATTATACATAGCATAATATTGGTTTCAATAATACTgttataaattcaaaaataaatgcttgaaatatttttaaaattgatattccAAGGCGCATGCGTAGTTAAAATTGGCGGAATACAAGAAGAGTCTCTTCGTCGAAAATCGTGTCattataatgtaatttaatatataaaatcataTACTGCATGTAATTTTACGAAGATTCAGATAAATGAAGAAGATacagaaaataatgtaataaccAGAGGAGAGTGCATATATTGTGGAATTTCTGTTGTGTTCACTGAAGTATCTTTGCTGTGAAATCGATGAACCAAAGACAGTGTATATCGTTCTTTCTAAAGTCACAGTATATTCCCATATTTTATTGTTCATAAACTTTTGAAACATTTGAATGTTAAATACTGTACATTGATGACTTTCTTCGATGAAAAAAACACTTTATTTAGGCATTTGCTTCAGAGTAGGTTGGATTCAGGTTAGGTGTATAAACATAAGTAACAATATGAGTATTGATGAGAACACAAGAAGGAAATTAAGAAGTGGCTGGTAACTGTGAATTTAAAACAGAATCtcatataaattaattaattttgtgcatctttattctatattaattgattttattgCAGCAATTATTGAAATGTGGcttgaataaaaaagtaaaattggaaaatggcagagtttgaaaaaaaattaataactaGCAAAGAGGTGCAACAACGATGTAACGATTGGGTAGAATCACAGAAAAATTGTCAATATACGGATGAAGCACAGTATAAAAGGAAATTAACAGATGACGATGATATTTATAATACCGATTCAGAATTCGATTCCGTCTCAGAATGTGGCACGAAAAGAAGAAGGGTTGGTTTACCGCTAAAATGTGAAGTTTATCATCTTTTTTGCGAATGGATTAGTTGTGAGTACGAGTCCAATCACGTTAAAAGATTCGTAGACCACGTGTCTGAGCACGTGTCAGATCTAAGTACGCGAACCAATGAAAAAGGTATAACTGTTTACGTGTGTCAGTGGAATGGCTGTTTCTATGAAAGCAATGATCCTGATGAAATTACGCGACATGTGAATTACCATTCATACCATACGAAGCTGAAATGCATTGGATCAAATATTCGCACTAGAATTAAATTGCCCGTAagattcattattttttaaaaataaatttttaaaacctAATCACAGacttaattttgaaataattataattatataacttACGAAAATTCTAGAATCGCAAAATTTCTGagagtaaaataattttatgtttactTTAAACTTCAATATTTTGTTTCAGAAATGTCGTCGAGATTCGGAATGGAAAAATGTAGTGGAACTTCCAATACCTCTTCTCTGTCGTTGGGAAGAGTGCTTAcaatgttttaaaaattatcaagtatatttatatcaTGTAGCTGCTCATATTGAAGGAAATCCAAGGGGTAACAAAATTGAAGGAGGTTTAGAATGTAAATGGACAGGGTGTAACAGTACCTGTGCTAATTTATACAAACTAAGAGACCATGTACGACGacatacaaaagaaaaaatcgtTGCTTGTCCTGATTGTGGTACTACATTTGCTTCTAACACAAAGTTCCATATTCATTGCAAACGACAAATACCAATCGATGGTACAATTAATTCCATTTTAAAGAAGTACAATCAAGTTATGCAAAAGATAATTCGAGTCAATCTTTATTAGTTCAGGGATTCCAGTGCTCCCACTGCAACAAGTTTTATCCTACAGAAGGAATTTTGAGGGATCATATGCGAATGCATGTTTTCAACTATAAATGCACTCTCTGTGATATGAGTTGTGAGTCACCATCTAGTTTGGCCACACATGTTAGATATCGACATGTTTCTACAAGGAGCTTTCCATGCCAGCTTTGCAATCATGCTGCCAAATCGCAACAAGATTTAGATTCTCATATGACGGTTCATACGAGTGGACCAAACTTTTCTTGCCATTTTGATGGATGTCTGTATAAATGCAAGGGTGCATATACTCTTGATAGGTAGATGATACAGATTTTCTTCTTATCGTTCTTATCAATAAAATAAGTTATTactatagaaaaatatattttaaggCACATAGAACGAGTTCATGGTATGCAAATACGATGGTACTGTTGTCACGAATGTCcaataaaatacagaaaaagCTATAGATTAACGAGGCATTTAATCGAAGCGCATAGATTACAATTACCTAGCGGTCATACAAGATTTCAGTACACTCATGAAGAAGATGGTTGCTACAGATTGCAGAAAGTTAGATATGAAGCTATTGAAGAAGAGAATGATTCTTCaattggaaatttaaaaaaccaaaacaaaaaatttaaaattaagttAAATGAGAATGCTAGTGTACCACAAGTGGAGGTAGTATCATTATTTAAGATAAAATTTGAACTACAACTAatggaaatatgaaatataatttttactattttagaTTTATGAAGATGTgggtgaagaagaaaatgtaGATAAAGGAAGTACGGAGAAATCAGCGGAGGAATCAGACGAAAGAAAATCTTTACCTGTGCtttcgaatattttaatatccaTTGACGAAACTGATGCACAAGGCAATATAGTTAAAAGTAGAATCGTAGAAGCACAGGAAACTAGGGAACTACCATCTTCTGAAGGATCGCCATTGATTTTAAcataaaacaatttcaattaagaacaaatttttaaataaaattccaaataAACCAAATGTTTTTTATCAGATATATtactttaatatattttttattatttaagttGTTAtctcaaataattataatgaCTTAGTAGAAGTAGATTATTTTCTTcataaatatagaaaaattaattacctaCGAAGCTAATTTGAGATCGAAACATGCTTCATCTTCTATTTCTAGTGAATCGGGAGTATCtgttaatgtaattaattctccatcaaaatataatttaatttttgattcCTCGACGTCTAAAGCTTGAGCACATTTTACAGAAAGaacttggaaattttcatCTCGTTTAACGGATACGGTTATGGTTTTCTTTGTTGTTGTTTGTACTTTTATAACGCAAGTGTTTTCATCATTCTCTTCATTATTTTGAGGTGTAGTACTGTCTTTCTTGACAATACCTCCTTCTGCAAAGATGTTATTATTTGAAACAAAcaagtatttatattttttgtttaaaataatgattaatGTACCAAGTATGTCTATCACagataaattaatagaagCCGGAGTATCActctttttaataattttatcctTCTTTGTTATTAAAATCTCATCTATTGATACCTTCTCTAAATCAGCAAAATACTCGAATATTTTATGGAAGTTTTCATTCTGAAACAATAATTATCGCTCTGagtaatttgtttaattatttatatatacatatatatatatattcccGGGTATGTACATACTTTACGAATGTTCAGGCGATGCACGTTTCTTGATCGCCAGAGAATTTTTACAGACAGATCATAGTTCTCATCCCCAGCAGGATTTGAAGTTTCATCTACACAATTTTCTACtattaatatatcattttcatcaGCTGCTGCCGTTGGTTTTGATGTTTCTTCTACAGAAACAATTTCCAAATCTGAATCTTGATCTGCTGAAGTTCcctaaaaaaaaacaaaaataaaaaaaaaactggtaataaatataaaaattgaaaatgtttttatacAGAAACATGCATATggatattttgattttatctAATTCACAATTAAACTAAATTAtgattatttttgtttcacacttataaattattttacttgtTTCTGCCTTGATGAGCTAGTACCAGCAGTTTTTCTTCTACCCCTTGTTTTCCTCTTTGGCCTTTgttcttttacatttttttctgGTATTTGAATCCTACAAATTGATAACTTATATAAACCTTATAATAAAACCATTTATATTGTGCTACTTCTGTAATAAATCTAATGATATTAATGAGATtgaattgcaaattgtaaaagCTTAAAAACTTGCTTCAATTCTTCTGGtttcttttctactttttCCTCAGTCTCTTGACTGCCATGTGGTAATGTTTGCTTCTTCTTCAGAGCtgcaaataaatttataattagtattttaaatcttttatcatttaaaaattaaactttagaaagaaatttcaaatcatGTTCAAAAAGAATTTGAATCATTACAATTTGTATACACACCTTTTAATACTGCTACAGCATTCAAATACACATCATCATCCTCAGATGAACTTCCTAACTGCTCTGTTTTCATCACTTAATATTCAACGATATACAACATTcacaatattaaataaatagaagtgtttttaaatacttactacaaaaagataaaataaggttaaatttaatatttttttcggTAGTACATAGTTTACAGTAGCATATAAAGATAATATAACTACATTAAAAACATAACAAAGTGTACATAACATTGACATACATTAtagtatataattaaataaaaactttcGTTTGAACATCACAAATTTATTTTGCACATTGTATATTGTATCAGTATTATGTACATACAGTGACTAACAGGCCCTCCAAGCTCCACTCTTGTGAActtgatgcaaattttaactcGGCGCAGAAAATCCAGGCAGCGCTGATGTCGCTTCTCTACATGCATACcttgtatcactgattttaatatacacaactaaagatatcgtgacgtcatgttcccgcgaaatttgtcgccgcgtttttcaattgtttcaaaatttaaagagactGAAGAAATGTGGCGCACAGTGGGTGACAGAATTTCCAGGTTCGTGAAttccattattataattattactattattattattattattattattattatttaaaaagatatttttttaaattttttcaaggtttttaggtttttcaataacttctgctgatgagatgcagcaacaggaggagaagatagaaattaagtaactacagaatttttttaaattgttactgaaaacaTTAACTGTTTACAATGCtattttagtaatatatttaattttaattattaaaatgtatctttaaagaaagaggaagaaactaTGCTGTATCAGAGGGTGTACTAATGAAAACAGCAGGATGTTCTCTTTCCCCtaagagagaaaggataagaagaggatGGCGCAGTGGGTGGAAGTATGTGACAACCCAAAGTCAGTGCTTCCacctgaaaactgaaattccAGGTGATCTGTAGCACCTACTTTGAAGAAAGATACTTCATGAGGAAAAGATTAACAACATCAGCAGTTCCAACACTGAACTTACTTGGTAATAACTCTTATATACTTTCTAtagcatatgtaaataattgttaa from Osmia bicornis bicornis chromosome 15, iOsmBic2.1, whole genome shotgun sequence includes the following:
- the LOC114876480 gene encoding tRNA modification GTPase MnmE isoform X1, whose product is MFQKFMNNKIWEYTVTLERTIYTVFGSSISQQRYFSEHNRNSTIYALSSGYGKCGVAVIRITGSKASLALKEMTKVSTLKPRIALLRKIHDPETKEVLDKGLCLWFPGPKSFTGEDSVEFHVHGGPAVVISILNALSKLHFQLASPGEFTKRAFLNGKLDLTEAEGIGDLIEAETEKQRKQATNQAGGSLRRLYDSWRLTLLNTLASLEAYVDFSEEHDLESNVLENTKSTIQKLSLEIQQHLSDGRKGEILRTGVHVAILGEPNVGKSSLLNLLSKKDAAIVSAFPGTTRDVIELTANICGYPMILSDTAGIRNDPENEIEVEGIRKARECSKRADFVMCVISANNGLKCSFAKFLENYKNIMGIEKEKILIVLNKVDLLEKEEIVKWKSQNVVPISCKTQEGLKELIEALGKCFEEICGDPSTENPVISHARYRNHLSHVIKYLEKYLKRTKLPNYDMAISLQDIRGAARELGKITGSISNEEILDVIFQNFCIGK
- the LOC114876486 gene encoding TP53-regulated inhibitor of apoptosis 1-like isoform X2; its protein translation is MEACKELKEKYDRCFNDWFADKFLRGVHDDSECASLLKLYTECVAQAMKEQDINLDEINIAHLGTEREKKNET
- the LOC114876480 gene encoding tRNA modification GTPase GTPBP3, mitochondrial isoform X2 translates to MTKVSTLKPRIALLRKIHDPETKEVLDKGLCLWFPGPKSFTGEDSVEFHVHGGPAVVISILNALSKLHFQLASPGEFTKRAFLNGKLDLTEAEGIGDLIEAETEKQRKQATNQAGGSLRRLYDSWRLTLLNTLASLEAYVDFSEEHDLESNVLENTKSTIQKLSLEIQQHLSDGRKGEILRTGVHVAILGEPNVGKSSLLNLLSKKDAAIVSAFPGTTRDVIELTANICGYPMILSDTAGIRNDPENEIEVEGIRKARECSKRADFVMCVISANNGLKCSFAKFLENYKNIMGIEKEKILIVLNKVDLLEKEEIVKWKSQNVVPISCKTQEGLKELIEALGKCFEEICGDPSTENPVISHARYRNHLSHVIKYLEKYLKRTKLPNYDMAISLQDIRGAARELGKITGSISNEEILDVIFQNFCIGK
- the LOC114876479 gene encoding histone H4 transcription factor-like, with product MAEFEKKLITSKEVQQRCNDWVESQKNCQYTDEAQYKRKLTDDDDIYNTDSEFDSVSECGTKRRRVGLPLKCEVYHLFCEWISCEYESNHVKRFVDHVSEHVSDLSTRTNEKGITVYVCQWNGCFYESNDPDEITRHVNYHSYHTKLKCIGSNIRTRIKLPKCRRDSEWKNVVELPIPLLCRWEECLQCFKNYQVYLYHVAAHIEGNPRGNKIEGGLECKWTGCNSTCANLYKLRDHVRRHTKEKIVACPDCGTTFASNTKFHIHCKRQIPIDVQGFQCSHCNKFYPTEGILRDHMRMHVFNYKCTLCDMSCESPSSLATHVRYRHVSTRSFPCQLCNHAAKSQQDLDSHMTVHTSGPNFSCHFDGCLYKCKGAYTLDRHIERVHGMQIRWYCCHECPIKYRKSYRLTRHLIEAHRLQLPSGHTRFQYTHEEDGCYRLQKVRYEAIEEENDSSIGNLKNQNKKFKIKLNENASVPQVEIYEDVGEEENVDKGSTEKSAEESDERKSLPVLSNILISIDETDAQGNIVKSRIVEAQETRELPSSEGSPLILT
- the LOC114876482 gene encoding uncharacterized protein CG4449, with translation MKTEQLGSSSEDDDVYLNAVAVLKALKKKQTLPHGSQETEEKVEKKPEELKIQIPEKNVKEQRPKRKTRGRRKTAGTSSSRQKQGTSADQDSDLEIVSVEETSKPTAAADENDILIVENCVDETSNPAGDENYDLSVKILWRSRNVHRLNIRKNENFHKIFEYFADLEKVSIDEILITKKDKIIKKSDTPASINLSVIDILEGGIVKKDSTTPQNNEENDENTCVIKVQTTTKKTITVSVKRDENFQVLSVKCAQALDVEESKIKLYFDGELITLTDTPDSLEIEDEACFDLKLAS